In Leptolyngbya sp. 'hensonii', the following proteins share a genomic window:
- a CDS encoding WbqC family protein, translating into MILSAHQPAYLPWLGYFDKLLRSDLFIFLDTVQYEKNSFINRNRIKTPQGPVWLTIPVKTKGHISSTMLETEIDSSQNWREKHLKSIYLNYRKAPYFEICYPKLECLYQQKIDLLADLCFEHLSFWLQELGVSPQLVRSSALPIASKKSDLIFDLCSQFQADRYISGTLGQDYLEVDRFQAAGISIEFQDYRHPSYPQLYGNFLPYMGIVDLWMNSQDFSIITGQPL; encoded by the coding sequence ATGATTCTTTCAGCCCATCAACCAGCTTACCTGCCCTGGCTGGGATATTTTGATAAGTTGCTCAGAAGTGATCTGTTTATTTTTCTGGATACAGTGCAATACGAAAAAAATAGCTTCATCAACCGGAATCGGATCAAAACACCCCAGGGACCAGTATGGCTGACCATTCCTGTCAAAACCAAAGGTCACATCAGCTCCACGATGCTGGAAACCGAGATTGATTCTTCACAAAACTGGCGTGAGAAGCATCTGAAGTCAATTTATCTCAACTATCGCAAGGCTCCTTACTTTGAGATCTGTTATCCCAAACTGGAGTGTTTATATCAGCAGAAAATTGATTTGCTTGCCGATCTCTGCTTTGAACATTTATCCTTCTGGTTGCAGGAACTGGGGGTAAGTCCTCAACTGGTTCGGTCCAGTGCCCTCCCAATCGCCAGTAAGAAGTCTGACCTGATCTTTGATTTGTGCAGCCAATTCCAGGCTGATCGGTATATTTCAGGCACCCTGGGGCAAGATTATCTGGAGGTCGATCGCTTCCAGGCTGCTGGGATTTCGATTGAATTTCAGGACTACCGCCATCCGTCCTATCCCCAACTTTACGGCAATTTTTTGCCTTACATGGGCATTGTAGATTTGTGGATGAATTCACAGGACTTTTCGATCATTACAGGACAACCCCTATGA
- a CDS encoding CmcI family methyltransferase: MPTVRIIVVQGPLQLLNVLSVLRSQAQAGEYQNCEDHLVMGGYRRDEQFTKVCLQIASIWRFKAITTLHDFELTYYRDGEDFQAATAQIKDFLGIASADVVYTCRNWQFINELFLVAYSEAHKICYGDGLGWLDLNSLAFYSTKPLNATGFVAIDEAHLIAPVDDGTCFDLCPIRLVPPEIFKSVVADSARQVEGLQAYCESLVEQLGQSITLVLTSYEFLAQYIPTLEEEVQCYLSCLSSCTQPGDTLLIKQHPRQPYEQAQYLIEALAAGDRTSEVLQNFRAVPIELFTEYLPIRKAITFGSSCCISLAYLCRCEVVIGYGEHLIRQFFVKKAQDYRLVHEYALSLVTNQAYSGSFTAIRLPEVEQRMIVTHKHPIRLQAASLIQHSLPINLQEQDVVNWFHQLYYTSAQQRGATWQKTYWMGQALYKCPLDLWIYQEILFKLKPELIIECGTLFGGSALFFAQMCDLLGQGEIVSIDIEAKPNRPEHPRISYWLGSSISSEIFERVQEQVAGKQPILIVLDSDHSARHVLDELRLYSRFVTVGSYIIVEDSNVNGHPVYLEHGPGPMEAIQAFLKENSEFYIDRDCEKFYLTMNPCGYLRRRSLAPSERALSHLKFSLTQYQKGWAFDEALANLGQMRQDVVDRWLALSPEELEGQYRGELGDLHRTLLHSGLRHEGLTTTEQMLLDALVARLESGLTRSTLPALLAAMLYQRADQLPLPCDLTPIPDWFLPDYLKFLFHDQVFFREVGEAERFGQYFQNWVNYLYESMQREPDSPFWHEVLQQFSQMASFIPLYFNELNLKQVYSQRADIMAFCLGQLYHQPLDYDFGGPTYYKKIRLGILATHYTPAAETFAALPLYECLSREFEVILYTLRITNHPLEQYCWSCVGNLKTLPEKLEDQVRFIRADDLDILFIAGNITAVTNSLCLLALYRLARVQVTSIASIVTTGMRHMDYYLSGQLTDPLITAQEHYREKLVKLAGSAHCFSYPSGIPYKPVPQVDRSSLGIADDVVVFVSSANFFKLVPELLHSWAQILASVPNALLMLLPFGPNWSDAYPKQMFMGHVAALFEEYGVTADRLQILDPQPVPDREGVKAFFRLADIYLDSYPFAGTTSLMEPLEVGLPTLTRKGNALRGAMGAALIEVLGLPDLVATSEAEYIERAIVLGQDTALRQQLRAEVEQQMQAVPAFLDSLDYAARLGPLFAEMLRGQLRESLKLRELNLILFPDWRAPEEELAADLAVGIAGVLRHPDRHRITLLVDSSNAISVEEADMAISSITMQLLMEEELEAAGDEPEISLISRFSEAQWYGLIPFVQARIPLAQENTAAIDQAGARYLPLWEPDR; the protein is encoded by the coding sequence ATGCCTACTGTCAGAATCATCGTTGTCCAGGGTCCGCTGCAATTGCTCAATGTCCTCTCTGTTTTGCGGTCTCAGGCCCAAGCGGGAGAGTACCAGAATTGTGAAGATCATCTGGTCATGGGAGGATACCGACGGGATGAGCAATTCACAAAGGTCTGCCTGCAAATTGCTAGCATCTGGCGCTTTAAGGCGATCACCACGCTGCATGATTTTGAGCTGACCTATTATCGGGATGGAGAGGATTTCCAGGCCGCAACGGCCCAAATCAAAGATTTTTTGGGGATTGCCTCAGCTGATGTGGTCTATACCTGTCGAAACTGGCAATTTATCAATGAATTGTTTCTGGTTGCCTATTCAGAGGCGCATAAAATTTGCTATGGCGATGGCCTAGGCTGGCTCGATCTAAACAGCCTTGCTTTTTATAGCACCAAGCCTTTGAACGCAACCGGATTTGTGGCGATCGATGAGGCCCACCTGATTGCTCCCGTTGACGACGGCACCTGTTTTGATCTCTGCCCCATTCGTCTGGTGCCCCCAGAAATTTTCAAGTCGGTGGTGGCAGATAGTGCTCGACAAGTTGAAGGGCTACAAGCCTATTGTGAGTCTCTAGTGGAACAGTTGGGCCAATCTATCACCCTTGTGCTCACGTCCTATGAATTTCTGGCGCAATATATCCCAACCCTGGAAGAGGAAGTTCAGTGTTATCTCTCCTGCCTGAGTAGCTGTACCCAGCCTGGAGATACGCTTCTGATTAAGCAGCATCCGAGGCAGCCCTATGAACAGGCCCAGTACCTGATCGAGGCTCTGGCGGCGGGCGATCGGACTTCGGAGGTACTGCAGAATTTTAGAGCGGTTCCGATCGAGCTCTTCACGGAGTATCTGCCCATTCGGAAGGCGATAACCTTTGGGTCTTCCTGCTGTATTTCCCTGGCTTACCTCTGCCGCTGTGAAGTGGTCATCGGTTATGGGGAACACCTGATCCGACAATTTTTCGTGAAAAAGGCTCAGGACTATCGCCTGGTCCACGAATATGCCCTATCTCTAGTTACAAACCAGGCCTATAGTGGCAGCTTCACTGCAATCCGACTGCCTGAAGTAGAGCAGCGCATGATTGTGACCCACAAACATCCGATTCGGCTACAAGCAGCTAGCCTGATCCAGCATTCCCTGCCGATCAATTTGCAGGAACAGGATGTGGTCAATTGGTTCCACCAACTCTATTACACCTCTGCTCAGCAACGGGGCGCAACCTGGCAGAAAACCTACTGGATGGGACAGGCCCTTTACAAATGTCCCCTGGACTTGTGGATTTACCAGGAGATTCTGTTTAAGCTCAAACCAGAGCTGATTATTGAGTGCGGCACCCTGTTTGGTGGCAGTGCCCTGTTCTTTGCCCAGATGTGTGATTTGCTGGGCCAGGGAGAGATTGTCAGCATTGATATTGAAGCCAAGCCCAACCGTCCTGAGCATCCCCGCATCTCCTACTGGCTTGGTTCCTCGATTTCATCTGAGATCTTTGAGCGGGTTCAGGAGCAGGTGGCCGGGAAGCAGCCAATTCTGATTGTTCTGGACTCCGATCACAGTGCCAGACATGTTCTGGATGAGCTGCGCCTGTATAGCCGGTTTGTCACGGTGGGCAGCTACATCATCGTGGAAGATAGCAATGTGAACGGCCATCCCGTCTATCTGGAACATGGTCCCGGTCCAATGGAGGCCATCCAGGCTTTCTTGAAAGAGAACTCAGAGTTTTACATCGATCGAGACTGTGAGAAGTTCTATCTGACGATGAATCCCTGCGGATATCTGCGGCGGCGATCGCTGGCTCCCTCAGAACGGGCACTGTCGCACCTGAAATTCAGTCTGACCCAGTATCAGAAGGGATGGGCGTTTGATGAAGCCTTGGCCAATCTGGGGCAGATGCGACAGGATGTGGTCGATCGCTGGCTGGCCCTGTCTCCCGAAGAACTGGAAGGACAATATAGGGGAGAATTGGGCGATCTCCACCGCACCCTTCTCCACAGTGGATTGCGCCACGAAGGGCTGACGACGACTGAACAAATGTTGCTGGATGCGCTGGTTGCCCGACTCGAATCGGGGCTGACCCGCTCCACTCTGCCTGCACTTCTGGCTGCCATGCTCTATCAACGGGCCGATCAACTTCCCCTGCCCTGTGATCTGACACCGATTCCAGACTGGTTCCTGCCAGACTATCTGAAATTCCTTTTCCACGATCAGGTCTTTTTTCGGGAAGTGGGGGAGGCAGAACGGTTTGGCCAATATTTCCAAAATTGGGTCAATTATCTGTATGAGTCCATGCAGCGAGAGCCCGATTCCCCCTTCTGGCATGAGGTTTTGCAGCAGTTCAGCCAGATGGCAAGTTTCATCCCCCTCTATTTCAATGAACTGAACTTGAAGCAGGTTTACAGTCAGCGGGCTGATATCATGGCTTTTTGCCTGGGCCAGCTCTACCATCAACCGCTGGACTACGACTTTGGTGGTCCCACTTACTACAAAAAAATCCGATTGGGAATTCTGGCCACCCACTATACCCCTGCGGCTGAGACCTTTGCAGCCCTGCCCTTATATGAATGCCTGAGCCGGGAATTTGAAGTCATTCTCTATACCCTCCGCATTACCAACCATCCCCTGGAACAATATTGCTGGAGTTGTGTTGGGAATCTCAAAACTCTGCCGGAAAAACTGGAGGATCAGGTTCGCTTCATTCGAGCAGATGATCTGGATATCCTTTTCATTGCGGGTAATATCACTGCTGTGACGAATTCTCTCTGCCTGCTGGCGCTGTATCGCCTGGCCAGGGTCCAGGTTACGAGTATTGCCTCGATCGTCACGACTGGGATGCGGCACATGGACTATTACCTGTCTGGTCAGTTGACCGATCCCCTGATCACAGCCCAGGAACACTATCGGGAAAAGCTGGTGAAGTTGGCGGGATCAGCTCACTGTTTCAGCTATCCCAGTGGTATTCCCTATAAACCTGTACCGCAGGTGGACCGATCGTCTCTGGGAATTGCTGACGATGTCGTCGTTTTTGTCTCTAGCGCAAATTTCTTTAAGCTGGTCCCAGAATTGCTGCATAGCTGGGCTCAAATTCTGGCATCTGTGCCCAACGCTCTGTTGATGCTGCTCCCCTTTGGGCCAAACTGGTCTGATGCCTATCCCAAACAGATGTTCATGGGTCATGTCGCAGCCCTCTTCGAAGAGTACGGGGTCACTGCCGATCGCCTGCAGATTCTCGACCCCCAACCGGTGCCCGATCGGGAAGGGGTAAAAGCATTCTTTCGTCTGGCAGATATTTATCTGGACTCCTATCCCTTCGCCGGTACCACCTCTCTGATGGAGCCTCTGGAGGTGGGCCTGCCGACCTTAACCCGCAAAGGGAATGCCCTGCGGGGAGCCATGGGAGCAGCCCTGATTGAGGTGCTGGGTCTGCCCGACCTGGTGGCCACCAGTGAAGCGGAGTACATTGAGCGGGCGATCGTCCTGGGCCAGGATACAGCCCTACGGCAACAGCTACGGGCAGAGGTGGAGCAGCAGATGCAGGCAGTACCAGCATTTCTCGATAGCCTGGATTATGCTGCCCGTCTCGGTCCTCTGTTTGCTGAAATGTTGCGGGGACAGTTGCGGGAATCCTTGAAACTGCGAGAGCTCAACCTGATTCTGTTTCCCGATTGGCGGGCTCCAGAAGAGGAATTGGCAGCAGATCTGGCTGTGGGTATCGCAGGAGTGCTGCGCCATCCTGATCGGCATCGCATTACCCTGCTGGTGGATAGCAGCAATGCGATCAGCGTCGAAGAGGCAGATATGGCAATTTCAAGCATTACCATGCAGTTGTTGATGGAAGAGGAGTTAGAAGCTGCAGGGGATGAACCAGAGATTTCTCTGATCAGCCGGTTTAGTGAAGCCCAGTGGTATGGGCTGATTCCCTTTGTCCAGGCCCGCATTCCCCTGGCTCAAGAAAACACGGCGGCGATCGATCAGGCCGGAGCCCGGTATCTGCCCCTCTGGGAGCCCGATCGGTAG
- a CDS encoding PIG-L deacetylase family protein yields MTTQPQTVLVVAAHPDDEVLGCGGTIARHALAGDTVHLLILAEGATSRDLLRDRSQRQSELSALATAAHRAAGILGATSVSLHDFPDNRMDSCDRLDVVKVIEQVAQQYAPTIVYTHHSGDVNIDHRCIHDAVVTAFRPLPGSLVSTLLFFEVASSTEWQPPGSAPAFIPNWYVDISATLDLKLQALAAYTSEMRPWPHARSLEAIQALAQWRGATIGVSAAEAFVLGRHRVI; encoded by the coding sequence ATGACGACTCAACCTCAAACGGTTCTGGTGGTAGCGGCCCATCCCGATGATGAGGTGCTGGGCTGCGGTGGCACGATCGCCCGCCATGCCCTGGCTGGTGACACGGTCCATCTCCTCATCCTGGCAGAGGGAGCCACCAGCAGGGATTTGCTGCGCGATCGCAGCCAACGACAGTCTGAACTCTCGGCCCTGGCCACTGCGGCCCATCGGGCTGCTGGGATTCTGGGAGCCACGTCTGTAAGCCTGCACGACTTCCCAGACAACCGCATGGATAGTTGCGATCGCCTGGATGTGGTCAAGGTGATCGAACAGGTGGCCCAACAATATGCACCCACCATCGTCTACACCCACCACAGCGGGGATGTGAACATCGACCATCGCTGCATTCATGATGCCGTAGTCACGGCATTTCGCCCCCTACCCGGCAGTCTGGTCAGCACCCTGCTGTTCTTTGAAGTGGCCTCCAGCACGGAATGGCAACCTCCCGGTTCAGCACCAGCCTTTATCCCCAACTGGTATGTGGATATCTCGGCTACCCTGGACCTGAAACTACAGGCCCTGGCTGCCTACACCTCGGAGATGCGGCCCTGGCCCCATGCCCGATCTCTGGAGGCAATCCAGGCTCTGGCCCAGTGGCGGGGAGCCACGATCGGGGTTTCTGCAGCGGAAGCTTTTGTGCTGGGCCGCCATCGCGTGATCTGA
- a CDS encoding class I SAM-dependent methyltransferase: protein MNFSQDWDQRYRANTHLSIWPWSDLVSYVMRYARPQSSDFRVLELGCGAGANIPFFNKLGVQYYAIEGSPHIVEQLQTTYPDLHSRIVAGDFTLDLPFDGTFDLVVDRSALTFNTTTAIQQSLGQVYAKLKPGGAFIGIDWYSTQAAEYQRGEPTEDPYTRTHYTEGPFAHTGRVHFSDKPHLLNLFHQFEITILEHKLLQREIPQDGFSLATWNLVAKKAL, encoded by the coding sequence ATGAATTTTTCTCAAGATTGGGACCAGCGTTATCGTGCTAATACCCACCTCAGTATCTGGCCCTGGTCCGATCTGGTCAGTTATGTGATGCGCTACGCCCGCCCCCAAAGTTCAGACTTTCGGGTGCTGGAATTGGGCTGTGGCGCAGGGGCCAATATCCCTTTCTTCAACAAATTGGGGGTGCAGTACTACGCGATCGAAGGCAGTCCCCACATTGTCGAACAACTCCAAACCACCTATCCCGACCTGCACTCCCGGATTGTAGCGGGAGACTTCACCCTGGACCTTCCTTTTGACGGAACCTTTGATCTGGTGGTCGATCGTAGCGCCCTCACCTTCAATACCACAACTGCGATTCAGCAAAGTCTGGGGCAGGTTTACGCAAAACTGAAACCGGGGGGGGCTTTCATCGGCATTGACTGGTACTCAACCCAGGCAGCCGAGTATCAGCGGGGGGAACCCACTGAAGATCCCTATACCCGCACTCATTACACCGAAGGCCCCTTTGCCCATACAGGCCGGGTTCACTTCTCAGACAAACCCCACCTGCTAAACCTGTTTCACCAGTTTGAGATCACCATCCTGGAGCACAAGCTGCTGCAGCGGGAGATCCCCCAGGATGGCTTTAGCCTCGCCACCTGGAACCTGGTGGCGAAAAAAGCCCTATGA